The Candidatus Eremiobacteraceae bacterium genome contains a region encoding:
- a CDS encoding TonB-dependent receptor has protein sequence MQPSKAPVIIGLLTCLSLFVAGFGSASAAAPGTVSGKIIDAATGLALSGVLVQTEGPTITASTSDKQGDFQLTGLMPGYYNLLMYLNGYVTTESEPFHVDVGLPKAPLTLSLQRGSGLSQSTRVLGVTTIHASATLQKASLIYKAVSAEPLQQQGFYRVSDYLQQLPGVVGSNVAQPGDDTSLNIRGIGSFETLAMIDGHPMGPRSNFNFELSPVFGLRAVDVFYGSGGSDLYGIDAIGGVVNMETLDPTVTPQITVSQSWGTWDKLATSIQATGTQPGGKLGYAFALGTQGLDGPIRNDSMYQASAAYDQYATDPAVRALGVYVDDTGFINRSALAKLRYNFSETSHLTADVLGSAEWDNKTGNGDNDYLPYQVELASGEANLQSAIQSGTDSCNQGNPNEFTVQTGNGGGTPGFGPNGQPDGGSKCQTPQSFALANYGYQGAGPAWQAYHSDDYDLKYDKSAGNNSFVIDTFGNIYHHNYDRTFALPYGSPFWYVNNDTNSGMSVSDDIDATANDLGFGFFYENTASLYRNYTPTSTPAFTEAGPITHDTAFFLRDAYHAPASDLTTYLNTWFKHSTITNTSYVDPRIAFVLNKPSDVYRVAIGRTSTQPTPDMLDQPFSPASVGAFSGGGVSCSALNSVGNTPSTALKPEQATDEEASYGHRFSSDSTAQLTLYSTNLFGQIYGTTAPLSSVSLPGFDPTPYANVIQTQCPGLSLQQAIALLGVSGNVNIGHTVARGIELTGRQRWSTRFFTDYSYDTQSSFLQSNDPSLVNPADGGSLFFIPGSQLPNVPLHKYSYSFDYTFGGSLEARIDTYHYSVNNSNNLPAYSYSNLDISKPLGNSTVSVDFDNLFNQDADFRNMVGLGVPLPLNHFAQASDYQQYFGAGATELFHLPYRTFEIHYTTKIR, from the coding sequence ATGCAACCATCGAAGGCGCCGGTGATCATCGGCCTTTTGACATGCCTTTCATTATTCGTAGCGGGTTTCGGCAGCGCGAGCGCCGCAGCGCCCGGCACCGTGAGCGGGAAAATCATTGATGCCGCCACGGGCCTGGCGCTTTCGGGCGTTCTCGTCCAGACCGAGGGACCGACGATCACGGCTTCGACGTCCGACAAGCAGGGCGATTTCCAGTTGACCGGCCTCATGCCGGGCTACTACAACCTCTTGATGTATTTGAACGGATACGTGACGACAGAGTCGGAGCCGTTCCACGTCGACGTGGGACTCCCAAAGGCTCCGCTGACCCTCTCTCTGCAGCGCGGCTCGGGTCTATCGCAGAGCACTCGTGTGCTCGGCGTGACCACCATCCACGCGTCCGCGACGCTGCAAAAGGCGTCGCTCATCTACAAAGCCGTGTCCGCCGAACCTTTGCAGCAGCAAGGGTTCTACAGGGTGTCGGACTACCTACAGCAACTGCCGGGCGTCGTCGGAAGCAATGTCGCACAACCTGGTGACGACACCTCGCTCAATATCCGGGGCATCGGCAGCTTTGAGACGCTCGCGATGATCGACGGCCACCCGATGGGCCCGCGATCTAACTTCAATTTCGAACTGTCGCCGGTCTTCGGTCTGCGTGCCGTCGACGTGTTCTACGGCTCGGGCGGAAGCGATCTGTACGGTATCGACGCGATCGGCGGCGTCGTCAACATGGAGACGCTCGATCCGACGGTGACGCCGCAGATCACTGTCAGCCAGTCGTGGGGCACGTGGGATAAGCTGGCGACTTCGATCCAGGCCACAGGAACGCAGCCGGGTGGAAAGCTCGGTTATGCGTTTGCCCTCGGCACTCAGGGACTCGACGGGCCTATAAGAAACGACTCGATGTATCAGGCGTCGGCCGCCTACGACCAGTACGCGACCGACCCCGCGGTACGCGCGCTCGGTGTGTACGTCGACGATACCGGCTTCATCAATCGGAGTGCGCTGGCAAAGCTTCGCTACAACTTCAGCGAGACTTCGCACCTCACGGCCGACGTGCTCGGGAGCGCGGAATGGGATAACAAGACCGGCAACGGCGACAACGACTATCTGCCGTACCAGGTCGAGTTAGCGTCCGGTGAAGCGAACCTTCAATCGGCGATCCAGTCGGGAACCGACTCATGCAACCAGGGCAATCCGAACGAGTTCACCGTCCAAACGGGTAACGGCGGCGGAACGCCGGGCTTCGGGCCTAACGGCCAGCCCGACGGAGGCAGTAAGTGCCAGACGCCTCAATCGTTCGCGCTCGCGAATTACGGCTATCAAGGCGCCGGCCCCGCGTGGCAGGCGTACCATAGCGATGACTACGATCTCAAGTACGACAAAAGCGCGGGCAACAATAGCTTCGTGATCGATACGTTCGGAAATATCTACCACCACAACTACGACCGGACGTTCGCATTGCCGTACGGCAGCCCGTTCTGGTACGTCAACAACGACACGAATTCCGGAATGTCCGTGTCCGACGATATCGACGCGACGGCGAACGACCTCGGGTTCGGCTTCTTCTACGAGAACACCGCGTCTCTGTACCGGAACTATACGCCGACATCGACGCCGGCGTTCACCGAGGCTGGGCCGATCACGCACGATACCGCGTTCTTCTTGCGCGACGCGTATCACGCGCCCGCCAGCGATCTGACGACGTACCTCAATACGTGGTTCAAGCACTCGACGATCACGAACACGTCGTACGTCGATCCGCGAATCGCCTTCGTCCTCAACAAGCCGAGCGACGTCTATCGTGTGGCAATCGGACGTACGTCGACCCAGCCGACGCCGGACATGCTCGACCAGCCGTTCTCACCCGCGTCGGTCGGAGCGTTCTCCGGAGGCGGCGTCTCATGTTCGGCCCTGAACTCCGTGGGCAACACGCCCTCGACGGCCCTGAAGCCCGAACAGGCCACGGATGAAGAGGCGAGCTACGGTCACAGGTTCTCCAGCGATTCGACCGCTCAGCTGACTCTCTACAGTACGAACCTCTTCGGCCAGATCTACGGCACGACGGCGCCGCTTTCCAGCGTCAGCTTGCCGGGCTTCGATCCGACGCCGTACGCGAACGTGATCCAGACGCAGTGCCCGGGTCTGAGTTTGCAGCAGGCGATCGCGCTGCTCGGCGTGAGCGGCAACGTCAACATCGGCCACACGGTCGCGCGCGGTATCGAGCTGACCGGGCGCCAGCGCTGGTCGACGCGCTTCTTCACCGACTACTCGTACGACACGCAGTCGAGCTTCTTGCAGTCGAACGACCCGTCGCTCGTCAATCCGGCTGACGGCGGATCGCTCTTCTTCATCCCCGGCTCGCAGCTGCCGAACGTGCCGCTCCACAAGTACTCGTACTCCTTCGACTACACGTTCGGGGGATCGCTCGAAGCGCGGATCGACACGTACCACTACTCCGTGAACAATTCCAACAACTTGCCTGCATATTCATACTCGAATTTGGACATATCAAAACCGCTCGGCAATTCGACGGTTTCGGTCGACTTCGACAATCTGTTCAACCAAGACGCCGACTTCCGCAACATGGTGGGGTTGGGAGTACCGCTCCCGCTCAATCACTTCGCCCAAGCGTCGGATTATCAGCAATACTTCGGCGCCGGTGCAACGGAGCTATTCCACCTGCCGTACAGGACGTTCGAGATCCACTACACGACCAAGATCAGATAG